agtACCAAAGCTTATTAATCTAATTAAAGTTAATCAActgtatattaataaaggaaaataataagtaataattaaaaatattatacagtaaataatttgaaatgcaaatttaagaaatatatttatatatttaaaatattttataaaaacattcatacaaaaatttaattccTGCATTACATGGGTCACAAACTCTAGTTAATCTAAAGTTAAAAGTAATCGATTGAGTCATCAAGTTGGTtaagattgaaaaaataaataaattcaaaaaccgaatcaattataattgatttgattcatatttaaagtggaaaaaaaatcaattaacaaaaccaaccccAAATAAATTGATTGGTTAAGGTATTTctcatgatttttaatttattgtgataaaaaatattgtgttaattttttatatttcaaatatatattttccatattgtaatatttttctcattattattttttgtatatttatcgtttcaaaataaaattatgaataaattatttttctgaagcaaaaataaatagtaaactATAAAGATGTGAAATAATGAGACCCAATTTAAGTTCTCAATTAGTTCAATATTAGAGtaaaaaacatgtaaaaatacataaatctgATCAATGTGATAGTGTGAGACtcgaagaaaataaattaagaatttaagatTGAAATTTTCATTGCAGatacttataataattttacattatcatttgattataaattattactaaatttatcatattttatataaaaaaaactatatgaaAACATACCTAACCTAATAAttcctaaataattaattaataatgtaaaattttatataaactcttagttttaataattaaaaaaagccaCTTAATTTAAACACGTTTCCTGCGTTGACCCTGCCAAAGGggacatatcaaataaaaaaacttggtAATTACAAGAAACGAAAAAACTTATTAATGACAACGATGAAATTAAGAGCAAGGGATCACATTAGTTTgctacaataattaaaaaggtgACATGATTACCAGGTTTCCCACTGTTACAATTCTCATTTCACCCTCCTAAGTCCTAACTTGTTGGcggtgttgccccagcatatggaaatgataaatataattaggGTGTGAatgattatagtttttttataaatatttttttaaaaaaacacttttgaCCTTTAGGACAATAAAACTGTAATCAAACATGCTTTAAGTATattgatttatcataattttaataaaaaaaaattatctcattttctttccacttctttctttctatttcattttttttttctacctttGTACAGTCCAGAATTGGCTTTAAGTTTACTCTTTCGCTTCCCAAAATAGTTCTGTCCCTGGTAGTTCTAATTCATCAGAGGAGCAGATTTCATAATTGGATCTTTCTCCCAAATTTAAACATTACCCAAAAGATTCTCTgtgtatttttttggtaatgatTCTGTGTTCTCTGTGTATTAAATTTAGATATCAAGACTTTTGTTAATATgtgatttaaaaataagtatttgtttatattttaattaatactatataacatgataagataaaatgaaatacagataatagaatattaattaattttaaattatatgaaacTTGATAATTTAGTCTACCTATGACGATTTAAATCATAATTTACTTATgaaacttaatttataattatgataGACATGGGATTTTACATAATTGTCATCTAATGTCGATTAATACGAGTGGTGCTAGTTCTGTTTGCATATTATTACAAGTCTCAGTCCCCAACGACTGGTTCTGCTTTCTCTCTGTTGCTTCGATTCATTCACACAACTCAACCATGACTTTCAATAATGGCGATGCAGCTGCTGCCTCCCTCAACAAGGTCCCCACGGTCAACTTCACCAAGCTCTTCATTGACGGACACTTCGTTCACTCTGTGTcaggttcattttttttatacctatGCACTTTCTGTTGCCCCATCTAATTATCTGCTTCTTCTACCTTTCTATGCTCCTCTAATTTCTAttcctttttctgtatttttctttccattGATGTACATGGATCAAAACTAAATACTCCTATTATTATGGTGTGACATAATTcgcatatatataattttgacctTAAGCATATGGTTAGAACCTCTCCCATTAAGGAGGGATCCCAACAGATTGTCCCTTGTAAGTTTATGTTCAAACTGTAATTTAGaggttaattaattatctatacTTGTGTCAACAGTACTACTATGGTGTCTCAACTCTCAACTAAGTCttatatactaatatatatgaCTTTTGCTAAAACTCTTGttgaaaaaataggaaagaCATTTGAGACAATAGATCCAAGAACAGGAGATGTTATAGCGAGGATCAGCGAGGGAGATAAAGAAGACATTGACATTGCTGTTAAAGCAGCACGTCATGCATTTGACAATGGTCCATGGCCTCGCCTTCCCGGTTCTGTACGTTATTTTTtcccttctctttttttatactATGCACAAGGAGATTAATATATGATaactataaatataaacaaCATAATTAAGATTACTGCGGACTGCAGTAACTTCACTTGGCCGAATGATGAGGAATGGATTGACTTTATGCATTTGGGTAactcttttatatttaattttaatatcaacgtaaaaaaaatttaacatttgtATTTAATAGTATATTTTCACAATATTTCACAAaactgatattttctaattggtaatatgatttaaattattaaataatatgctCATGTCGATATTAATTATGtatgttataatttataaaagaactgacattaaagttatattaaaaGATTACGATAAtctttgaaataaatattattaagacTCGAGCATGCAAACGGCCATGTGATCCAGATTGCTATATGAATAATTAACATCAACGTTCTTACGTGATTTCTGATTATTTAATGCCAAACCCATGTGATCCAGTTTGTAATGTCGATgttatcaatttcaatttttttttcaaccatcgattcaattttatttaaaacacaaCTATGCATAAGTTACAAGTCACTCAAATGAGTTggatttatgaaatttaaatatgacttaaatttttttacatttaattttaatcgcGCAAAAAAGTTAACACTTCTTTTATCGTATATTGCCgtattatttcataattttgatacaatttatacttgaaatataattaaatttgtcaaatgttattattagaataaatattacatgaaaaatatattgaaattttaatatattattactcCTACGTGCAAGCGTGACTACGGATGTCGGTTTggtataaaacataaaaaacacaCCTAacgagactttttttttttaaaagaagtttCTTAGATTCAAACGGCCGTTTgatgattttaaatatttgaaacacACAAACTATTAATAATTAGCTGACCCTCCCCTAaaattggaagaagaagaagatcgaAGAAGATGTTATAGTAATGAATTTACATTGAAATTGTTGTATAAATATCATTTAGCAAGGGAGTCATATTACGGCTTGAGGTAAGTAGTGATGGATACTTTCGATAAATATAGTTGGCTATAATCTCCAAAGTAATTCGTTGGTTGCTGttaaatattgataaattaagaatttgagttttgtttaatatgatcatgtttatatttttcGGGACTTTATTGATGTTTTAACTTAGTTattccaataaatattttttaattagccaCTGGTAATCTTGCATCATCAAAGTTTGTTTGTAATTTTCGAGTATCATGCGTCCAGAATGTAcagtaattttatttgtacaatatttttttttatattacgttAGTTTTGTTTGAGTGATATATAAAACAAGAGAATTACACGTTCAAAAGCCATCAAAGttgtataaatttttcaatacaattttatatatagagttcattaattttttatgtagtaTCATATATGGTAAAATTCTATATATTATCAACCAATTAAAAAGCATTCTAATTAAATCTTTAAGGTGCTTTTTATTTAAACTCTTGCATATATATTCAAAGCTTAGTTAAAGCATGCAtctcatcaaaataaaaaataaagacagtTTAGTTAAAGGGTActgcacttttttttatgaGACAAAATTCTTTTGCGACGTATGAATTGAAACTTGACATGACGTACGTGAATGTGATAATCAGGAGAGAGGAAGAATTTTGCTGAAATGGGCAGAGCTAATAGAGGAAAATGCAGAAGAACTTGCGGCACTAGATGCCATTGATGCGGGGAAGTTGTACCATATGTGTAGGAATTTGGAAGTTCCAGCAGCAGCAAACACTCTTCGTTACTATGCAGGTGCTGCCGATAAGATTCATGGCGAGGTGTTGAAAATGTCCCGAGACTTCCATGCCTATACATTGCTTGAACCACTTGGTGTTGTGGGACACATTACTCCCTGGAATTTCCCCAATACCATGTTCTACATCAAGGTTGCTCCTTCTTTAGCTGCTGGCTGCACCATGGTCCTCAAGCCCGCCGAGCAAACACCCCTCTCTGCTTTGTTTAATGCTCATCTTGCTAAATTGGTATGTGCATGTGATCcattttcaacaattaaatGATTCATTCATATCTTTATCAACCATGCATGCATGGcttggagatataaggttggttggatgattaagaaagaagaaaaggaggaaaaagtCATGGGTTCGATCCCTCCTATTAACAATTAACGTTTGTCGATTAAAAACAAATGCATACATGGCTCTTCATCACAAGTTACTTTAGCATAAAAGCTTATAAATTAgattattttccttattttgaaGGCTGGAATCCCAGATGGAGTGATCAATGTAGTGCCTGGATTTGGCCCAACTGCTGGTGCTGCATTAAGCTCACACATGGATGTTGATAAGGTAATTAAATTTACATGTCAAGCATATAGAAGTACCATAAAATCTTAAATAAGACtagttaaatattatattaatctaTATATTCGAGTATATGCTTCTTTACTTGGTGGTATGTTCAGGTTAGCTTTACTGGTTCAACACAAACAGGCCGTGAGATAATGCAGGCTGCAGCTAAGAGTAACTTGAAACAAGTTT
This genomic interval from Glycine max cultivar Williams 82 chromosome 5, Glycine_max_v4.0, whole genome shotgun sequence contains the following:
- the ALDH2C1 gene encoding aldehyde dehydrogenase family 2 member C1, translated to MTFNNGDAAAASLNKVPTVNFTKLFIDGHFVHSVSGKTFETIDPRTGDVIARISEGDKEDIDIAVKAARHAFDNGPWPRLPGSERGRILLKWAELIEENAEELAALDAIDAGKLYHMCRNLEVPAAANTLRYYAGAADKIHGEVLKMSRDFHAYTLLEPLGVVGHITPWNFPNTMFYIKVAPSLAAGCTMVLKPAEQTPLSALFNAHLAKLAGIPDGVINVVPGFGPTAGAALSSHMDVDKVSFTGSTQTGREIMQAAAKSNLKQVSLELGGKSPLIIFDDADIDKAAELALLGILYNKGEVCVASSRVLVQEGIYDEFEKKLVEKAKAWVVGDPFDPKVQQGPQVDKEQFEKVLSYIEHGKKEGATLLTGGKTVGNKGYFIEPTIFSNIREDMLIAQDEIFGPVMALKKFKTIEEAIKSANNTKYGLAAGIVTKNLDTANTVSRSIRAGTIWINCYFAFGDDVPFGGYKMSGFGKDHGLEALHKYLQVKSVVTPLYNSPWL